The DNA segment CGTACGTGATGTCACCGGCTTGGTTAAAGATGAAGGCGAGGATGTACTCGTAGTTGCTGACCGTCAGGATAGACTGGAGGACGAGCTCGCGGTTgcggacgacgacggcgcgGTTGGTGCGGTAGTTGGTGTGCTTCCAGAGGAGACCAGAGTCTTGCTCGTGGATGCAGACGACGTTGGGGGCGTCGACGGGCTTGCCTTCGGCGTTGCCGAGGACAGAGGAGATGTAGTAGATGCTGCCGAGGCAGTCGCAGCCGAgctggaggttgttggctgtcAAACCAGCACCGACGTCACCCAAGTCAAAGGCGCACTTGCGGTGGAAAGGGTTGCGCGGGTCACCGTAAGGGATGGCCATGTCGGAGAGAGACAGGCGGTAGAACAAGGGGCGGTTGTCGTAGTGAACATCGTAGAGGACCATGCCCTCTCTCTGGTTGAAGCCGACCTTGAAGTCCCACTTCTGCCACTTCAGTGTCCGGCCGAGCTCAGAGAAGGGCTCAACTGTGAAAGAGGCTCCCTCAGGCTGGACAACCTGGAGAGGCTTGAGGTCGGTGCGCATGGTGTGGGCTTCAGGGATGTACTCGTTTGCTGGGCGGTCCTGCCATGTGAAAGGCTTGATGGTCTCGTCATGGCCGGTAGGCATGATGTCGATACGAACCAGCTCGAGGGTGGCCGGGTCAATGACGGGAGagacgggaagggggaaggagtaGTGGCAGCTGTCCTCTTCGGATGAGTTCTTGGGGTCGCGAAGGTAGAGGTTGCATTGCATGACACGCTTGTCGTCGAAGAActtggcctccttgatgCCGTCGGCACCTGTATAGTGTTAGTTCATGTTCGGGTTCCCAAGATCAGCAAAAGACATACCATAAATCCAAGGatccatcacaaccaccgccccctcggGAAGAcccagcttctcaatctcggccttcACCTCGGGAATCTCCAGCACGgccttctcaacctcctcaagctcagcCATATCACTGTTGGGGTGCTCAAAAGGCCCAAGCTTGGCGTTGAACTCGACCTTTTGAGTGGTCAAGTTGACAACCGCCTCATGGACATTGTGCTGTGATGGAGTTTAGCATTTTGAGCAGTGACGGTGGAGTGGAAGGGCAGACTTACAGTTCCCCTAAGTGTATAAACAATAAAAGACTTCCTCTCAAGCGGCGCAGGCTTCTCACCCGCCCTCTCTGCAGCAAGCCAAGGGGCAAGAATCTTCTTCTCGGGCTCATGAAGAGTGTTGACCTTGAACTGGAGCTTCGTCCCTTCAGGCCACACAGACCTAACCAAGTCCGCACCCTTGCTGATCTCCTCACCAGTCAAAGGACCAAGAGGATGTGTTACCGGCGCAGCCTTGGTCGTCTCGCTGGAAACAATAGCAGCCTTGACCGCAGCAGTGTTGTCAGTCTCGATGACTGGGGCCTGGGCGGCCTTTGCGTCTTGATTGGCAACCATTGTGAGGATGTGGCGAGTGTGTCTGTGTTGTGTGATGAAAGGAGAAATAAGTGAATCAACCAAAGAGGATATCCCCTTTATATATCAAAGCCATTTACTGAGGCGGAGTGCAGGGAGAGATGAATGAACATTTACTCCACCCTATCCTCATTGATAATGATAAGACAGACAGGTCGAGATACGGGATAGCTAGCCCAATCTGTTCCTAAAAACCGCAGGTAAATGGTGGGTTCGCATCCCGGTTCGTGGGCGCCCAGCTGTTGTCCAATCCTTTGTGCCGTTGACTGCCGTTGCTGTCTTTGGTGGTGTGCCGGTGTGGCGGACGCATACGTTGTCCCCACGTGAACCTACTTCGTCGACCATCTGTTCTGTTAGAGTCTGCCATAGATTGTTCCTCGCTTCCGTTACCGTCAGGACCCCGCCCTGATATGCATGGGCTTCCGTGACACTTGCTCGACATCTCACACTAGTATCAACAGGATATCCTGGTGTAAGCAAGACGTGCAACAAAGAGTGACACTCTCGATCGGATGCAGGGTGGATGGAGGTGTTCGATAAGGCGGGAAAGCCCCGCTCGCTTACCCCGCTGATCTCCGCATCCGCGTTCCGGACACATCGGAAACGTCATGCTCCAGGCCGAGATTCTGAAAAAGTGATCTGAACTCCAAGAAAAGGCGTAGTAGAAAGGCACAAGTCTTTTAGATTCCGGTGTATGAACTGTAGATAGAAGTCTGTATGCGTGTCCAAGATCGATGTCCAAAAGGCTGAGCCAGCCCCGAGATGCACGCTGTGCTGTAGTGGTGAGATCGGTTACCAAGCCAAACCAAACGAGAGCGGAGGGGTTCACACAAAGCCCAATCACAAGAAGGAAGACGTAACCCTCCAAGACCCTGTAACAAGCCAAAGACGGGAATACCATCTGTGCAGctcctccatccatcccgGCATTGGTCCCTGAATACCTTCAACCCTGCTGTTGCCGTTAAAAAAGCAGCTCTTAAGTCCAAGAACCACCTCGCCACGAGCCTTGTCAACACTGGCACTGATGACAAAAAGGCCATCCGAGTCTCTTGGGCCCGCGTTCCTCGGCGTATCACCGCAGCGGACAACAATCTCAGTTGGTgtcttctcaacaacctcaaagTGGTCAGTCAGCTGTGTACCTGGCTCATAGGTCGACTTGGATAGCTGATCAGCAGTCCATAGCTGGGCAGCGGTGGCGGGTCCCTGGTATTTCCGGGCAAGATAGGCCCGTTGAAAGCGATATCCTGCAGGAGATGTAAAGTTAGTTCCAAAAATGGATATGGCGTGGTTTGTGACTGGTTGGGTgggcggtggatgagggtgagCCTCACCTAATCCTCCCCAGACACCACGGCAAAACTCCAGAGCCAGATCGCCCTCgcgctggaggagctcggGCCTGATTTTATCAAGTGGAATGCGCTTGTAGACGAGGTCTTGCGTTGAGGCATTATTGTGTCGGTTGTATTTGCGGAAGCTCTTTGAGCGCCATAACGGGTCGTCTTCGGGCAGCGGGCTCTCAAGGCGGGTGGTTGTGCCAAGATAGCCAACAGTTCCGGCCGTGGCCAGGAAGGCAGTGGTGAATGTTTTGCGGATGATGCCCATGTTTGTTGGTTTATTTGTTGTCGCTGCAAGAAGGGTTCACCTAGTCTCGGTTGTATTGAAAGGATGGTGGCCGATGGGTCGGCCACTGTTGGGTGACCCGATCGGTTGGACGAGCGGCTGGACGGCTGCGGGCACGGTCGGAGGTTGGCTGGGTGGGTCGAAAGATGAGGGGCATCTCCCGATTAATTGGTGCATTCTGATTGGCTGCAGTGGATCAGCCCTATTCCGCTTCTAAGATGGGCAAGTCCACTTACACGGGACCTATCGGCAGGACACATGACCTGAAGGCCGCTACCACGGCGCTGGTAAGACTCCACTGCTATCGGATTTGTGTTTGCAACATCAAATTCATGTTACTGAAATTTTGGATCACTTATCGGGAGTCGATAAAGATCCCCATCTGTGTTATTTTCCCGAATCTGGAGCTGAGTGCTTGAGTGAGTCGATTCATGTGGAGCACGTTGTCTTTTATCATTCTCACCCATCAACTTCGGTCATGACATGTCAAATTACCAACTACACTCCTGAGGCGCCATCGTggcgtttttctttttttggatttCCTAAGCAACCTGGCTTAGCTGATGAGTTCCCCGACTTCAGtgccacctcccccaataGCATTCCAGAGTCCATCCACGCCCCTGACCACTATGGTAAGGAAATAGGTTCACTatcttcgtcgtctttgCCGGTATCGGCATCATGATTATAGGCGCCTCGGGCTGTGATGGTTGAATCACAACACTCTGCCCAACACTTCTCCTCGCTCCCTTCGGTCCAAACAAACTCGTATACAACATCAGATACGGTTCTGTACTACACTACCACCCAGCTGACCAGACACACGGCCACACCCATGGCCATACATGTAACATACTGGCAACAAAAGAAGAGCGAAATCATTCAAGAGGGAGTAGAGCGGGAAAAGAAAGGACTCTCCACACCAGAAATTTAGAAACTTGAGATCCTTATTGTTGTCTAACAAGCTTAGACAGGAGATCCTTTTGGACTTAACCGATGAATTGCGAGTTAACAACATAAAGAAGGTCGAGAATGCCCAGAATATACACGGCTTGTAAATATGTGCTGGCTTGAACTCGTTGTTTGTATCTTggcttggtgttgtgtttGTCTGAGGACTGTGAAGCATGGTGGATACAGGCTCAAAAACAGGTTTGACTGCCCTTGTGTTGATGGGTATGATATTCCGAGTTTAGTTGCTTTAGTGATTTTCGATAACAGGAAGTTGGCTAGGTAAGAATGATAGTTTGAtagcaacctggaagttaAGGAGCGGCACTTTATATACCTAAAGGGAGGTACAGTAAACTGACCAACATAATGAagctggaagaagaaggaactGATAATGTATCAAGAAGTGAACTCAAATTTATTGAGATATTGTGACCGAATGATTGGCCCTTATAGACTCAAATTTGCTCTGACTGCCACGGAGGTTAAACTTTTATAATTATCTGCCAGGCTTTTGTCACCAAGGTATCTGACTAGAGGTAACTTTGTCATTGACGCAAACAGCTCTGTTCAGCCACCATTGCTTGACTCATTGGTATTAATCCAGTCATGTGAATGAGATCGCATCCGGGACCAAAGGTTtaacccatcaccaagactggtccctctccttcccttcACTGCGTCCTGTTCTGTGTATCCGATTCCTCATAccgaggaggcggtgttTCATTCCCAGATTGTGTGGCTGTTACACTTGCCCCTGCGCGAGCTTGGGAGCTCTCAACATCCGCCATCCTGTGGTGTAAGATACATAGGTTCTCTGCAGTCAAAGTGCGACTTTGAAGCGAGCCCCTCTGTGCTGCTGATGTATTGATCCGAGATTGTTGGCTGGTCGAACCGCCCCCACGGGACCTAGAGCGTCTTTGAGTGTATGTATTTAGCCTCGGTTGTTCTGCGGCTGTATGTCTAGACGGCTTCGGCACTGCCGTTCTTGCTCGCTCTGGTGCGGCCACCATAGGGACCTGAAGTTGCGGTGCAAAATTCACAAGCCCTGTCCCAGGGgctgctccctctcctctaATTGCAGAAGGAGCTCGGTCGGTTTCGCtctcacccccaacctccaggTCGACATCTGTCTTCCTTTTATTCTTAGCCTTCTTATTTTCCTTCTCAAACTCAGGTAGATTGAGACAAGGGCACTCCACCCCACAGCACGTCTTGATACCGATCTTCTGCACCGCTGCATAAGGTAGCACAGACAAAGACCCAGACGCCATAACGACAAGGAAGCCGCCCAGTCCTACAACCAGGAGAGCCGGTAATGTAAACACAAACAGGAAATAGAGCATAAAGTAACACGGGAACAAGCAGCCCTCCTGCCGGCAGACCCTGATACACTTGGGTTCGTCATCGGCCCATGCACGCGAACACACCATCGCACTGGCGAGAAGGAAGGATACCACAGCCCAGACGATGGCAGCGACTATCACTATTGATGTTGACCGGTTTCCGGTGAGGTTCATGAACCACTCATCAATTGATGGTGGCATGTCGTCCATGTTTCAGGTTCTTTGCGGTGATGGTAACGgctggggtgatgatgatgctggcaaGCGTTGATCCGGACAAATGAACTTGGATGAATGGATGCAACTTCGTGATGGCGATGAATCGTGAAAAAAGGGATTCGGGGTGCGGTGCAGGAATTCACTGCCTCAAACTTGCTCTGGTTAATCGTTGTTGTTAAAGTTTGCAAGTGACTGCGGCACTCAACAGCCACCGACTTCATCGGCGTCATTCTCCACCGCGGGGATAGATTCAGGTTGTCAAGGTGTAAATTGCAAGAAGGATATCTCTGAGGGAGTGTAAGAAACTCTAGGATCTAAAATACATGATTTAAAGGATACAAAATTGAAGTGAGGTTGAAGTCTATCTCTTGCCGTGAATGTTTGTTACATCAATGAGTGAGAATACAGGATTTCGTTCTTCGAGAGCTAAACGCACATTGTAGGAAAAGGCCAATgacaaaagagagaaaatacAGAAATGAGATCTTCGGCTTGAAATGAGGGGTATCCGGTGGTCTAATAAACAGCATGACAAAAGGAAGAAATGGCGAGGTGCCAGGCAGGTACCGCAGAGCGCGATCATAAACGGTAACTTAAACGAAGAATTAGCACAAGTGGAGGATCGCAATCTGGACAGAGGGCGTACCAGAATAATAcgagaaaaaaaattaaCCCATCGGTAATCATAAAAcatccccatcttcatcgtcatcctcaaaTATAAGCGTGGCAGCTCCGACACCGTCTCAAGCTAGGCGTCGATGGCCTTGGAGTGGGGATCCACCTCCGGCAACGCTCATGGTTGCGGCGCCGGCAGGTGGCCCAGTCATCTCCATACCAGCAGTAGTTGTCATCGTCACGACGGTAGGTTCGGCGATATCTTCTGCGGGTGCGGGCATAGCAAAAGTAGTACCCGGTTGTGTGGCAGTAGCTGTAGCGCTCACAAAAGATGCACCATTCCAGGCCAGTGCGGAAGTTGTGCCCAAAGCCGTAGCTGTATTCGGGGGTGGACGGGTAGGGCCACACCATTTTGACCAGGCTGCTGAATCTCAGTCTGGTCAACAGTGGTGGCTGGGTGATGGTTGATATCTGTAATTTGGTGTAGCTTTGGTGTAGCTTCCAGGTCGTCAAAAAGAAACTTGAGATTTGAACGAGTGCGGTTTGAATGACCAGTGATTACActgagagaaaaagaatgaaCGCCCGAAGACGTCCAACACAAAGAGGCAGCCTTTTAAGCAGCATTTTCCTGCTATTTCCCCAGCCCATCATGCGGACGCTGTCTTAACCTTTGGCCATTGCCTGACCACAATGATTCATAGCAGAAACAAAGAATAAAATCACGATGGCGAGGGTTTGCAAGATATAAAGTTTATGCCGTGGCCCAACCTCGacgttggtgatgtttttCAGGTCATGCATGATGGGGCTGGGAGGCCATGCTGAAGTGGCAGGCGACCAATCTGATGGTCGCGCGTTGGGGTCAGCTGCCCGACTTGCTCCCACCTGCCACCTGCCAAACTCTAAATTTCCATTTTTCCTTGGTTTTGCTGTTCGATTTCCACCGTTTGAAATTATGTCAGCCAAACTTGGAAGGAGCCCGGTGGACTTACCAGCTCAAGGGTGTTTACCGTGGTCGGATTTGACCTTCGGTGAACCACCAGTCATCAACAGAATTTGATCCTGAAGGTCGCTTTTTTGTCGTTTGATTGACTTCCATCCACATGATCGAAATCCATCATGTGCCGCCAGAAAGTCAACCAGCACTGTTCTCAACTGGTCACTATTTTCTTGGATATTTTCTTCTATTCTCCAAATCTCTTGTCGCCCAGATCGACGGTTAGGGTTCCGAATGATGTAAGCTCACTGACGAGACATCGTGATATGAACTGCGCTCATATTCTCTGCAACAGAAATGGTAATGTAAGCGACGATCAACTACTGCAAGCCATACCGATCTTACTAGACCATGACCGTGTAACCTCAACCTTGTTCCTCATCTGGGTGCTCCCTTCATACAGATCTTTCACCTTGACTGGTCGATGAGTCTTGGCATAATCTGCCACCGCAGATTCTTCCACGGTGACAGATTATATCTCTCGTAAGCGGCTTGTCTCGGTCAGTTACTACTCAACTAGTTATTGTTCTGTCTGCCTTTCCATCCGGCTGCCGGCAGTTACTTCTTGTCACCATGCTATCTACCGGAATGCTACACCCTGAACTGACTGGGTTTGATGCGGATATCCCAAAACCTTCTCGTACTACATCTATTAGGTTGCACAGCAGAACTTTACAGAAGAGCTCTGCATCACCGAATGCTGGCAGAATGACTACGGTATCTAAGAAAGAAACGTGTATTGCTGAGTGTTCAGATACTGACGACAAAGACAAAGGATCGATCAAGAATGACCCTGTGCATGGACCGCAGAGCCTCTGGCGGGAGTGCCCGTCTTCGGGTCAGGGACAAGCTTCCGTTCCCGCCTCGGCGGCTCGGCACCTACTTGGCCTTTGGGTGTATTAGCTTTATGAGTAAGCAACCTGCCCATGTCGGAGTTCATGTTTAACTCGCCCGGCAGACCGGCTCTGTGAGACAAGAGAATGGTAGGTATGGGATGATGACTGCCGATGACACAAGTTCGCTCGCTTTCCCCTCATGTTGTGTACGTGCCAcagtgaggaggttgacagGAACCTACGAGGGCTCTCGCACTATGGGTGCCACGGCATGACGGCATCACAAATCAGGCACCGAGTCCCTGACCTCAACAGACAGACTACAGTTGCATCCCGTCGATCCGGAGGCCTGACAGGTCGTTCAGTTCCGTGTCCTTCTGCACCATGATGGCCACGTCCCCTCTGCAGTCTGCAAACCCCTGAGGCTTCCGACATGAGACATTCCACCCAATGAGAACGTCGACTGTAAGCAGCCACCTGAATACTTGGACATCAGTTAACGTGGCGTGGTAGGTGAAACTGGACTATCTAATGGCTGATACAGTGATACTGAAGAATACCAATAGTAGATTGTGGTTTGAGTCGGTCATTGCATTGTATTTAGAGCCTTTGCGGATTTTTTACAACATGATGGCGGAAATTAGGGACTACCTACTTACTTACATCGCTCTATCAGCCCCATTTACAGTACGCGCCATGCGTGTTGGCTGAGGCGACAGGTTTCTCCCCTCGGTCCGATCTGGCGAGGCCTTGGACGTCCCCATCGTCACAACTCGGGCGTAGTTCGAACTGAATCTCACCACGTTGATCATCTTTGACATATAGGTGATGATACGGGGAAAGAAAGCACGCCTCACGGCGGTGAGCTGATTTCTCATCTTTGCATCAAATGCATATCATGGAGGACTCAATCCGTGGGACGATGGCTCGAACGGGCAGGTCGACATTCTGACAGCGCCGCTTCTACTGAGATATTTTACAGCACGGAGACACGGAGTAATGAACATGGAGACATCGGCAGAACAGTCTTTCACGATGCTGACTGTGAATGAGACACACTCACCATCATAGTCCGTCGAACTTCCTTTTCCGGGCTTCCAGAGGCAGGCTGACTACAGCGGCAGAGATATGCCGGTCTTCGGAACAGGCTTGGAGTCCTCTCCTCTCGAAGTCACTAGATCCTAGCTTCTCAAGGTCCACGACATGAAAGCCACAGGTCAAGTCATGTTGTGACATCTATATCAAGGACGCTCTCTCCTCACTTTCGCTACCCCATTTTTTTATCATCATTCTCACCATCAGGAGTCCAAGCATACCAACAATAGTACTTTACCCACCACAAACAAACTCTTTgacccccaaacccaccaaaATGTTCATCCCAACCAGCacactcaccaccctcgcggtggccttcctctccctcgcctccgcaGCCCCCACCACACCCGCCCCGGCCTCTCCCCTCGAGGTTGAAGCCCGTGAGATTGCTGCCCGCGCTAGAGGACAGTTCACTTGGTACAACACCGGCCTGGGCGCCTGCGGAAAGTGGAACAACGACGGTGAGCTCGTTGTTGCGCTTAACCGCCATGTATTTGATCCTCAGACCCCGAATGGGAACCCTAACAACAATCCTTTGTGTGGGAGGATGATTCGGGCTAGCTATAATGGGAAAACGGTTGATGTTAGGGTTGTGGATAGATGCCCTGGGTGCGCTGCTGGTGATTTGGACTTGAGCCCGACTGCGTTTCAAAGGTTGGCGTCGCTTGGTACAGGGAGGATTACGGgggattggtggtggatttgaGGAGTGGATatgtgggggagaggggaggttggggtgagATCTTGCAGGGAGAATGGTGATGGACGACGGGTGGTTCGGGTTGACTAGAGGATACTTTGTTTGTT comes from the Podospora pseudocomata strain CBS 415.72m chromosome 5, whole genome shotgun sequence genome and includes:
- a CDS encoding hypothetical protein (COG:Q; EggNog:ENOG503NTVH), translating into MVANQDAKAAQAPVIETDNTAAVKAAIVSSETTKAAPVTHPLGPLTGEEISKGADLVRSVWPEGTKLQFKVNTLHEPEKKILAPWLAAERAGEKPAPLERKSFIVYTLRGTHNVHEAVVNLTTQKVEFNAKLGPFEHPNSDMAELEEVEKAVLEIPEVKAEIEKLGLPEGAVVVMDPWIYGADGIKEAKFFDDKRVMQCNLYLRDPKNSSEEDSCHYSFPLPVSPVIDPATLELVRIDIMPTGHDETIKPFTWQDRPANEYIPEAHTMRTDLKPLQVVQPEGASFTVEPFSELGRTLKWQKWDFKVGFNQREGMVLYDVHYDNRPLFYRLSLSDMAIPYGDPRNPFHRKCAFDLGDVGAGLTANNLQLGCDCLGSIYYISSVLGNAEGKPVDAPNVVCIHEQDSGLLWKHTNYRTNRAVVVRNRELVLQSILTVSNYEYILAFIFNQAGDITYEVRATGILSTQPLDLDLTEVPHPFGTVVHPGVLGGYHQHFFSLRVDPMIGGHGNQIAYEEAEAMPRDPKLNPNGHGYMVKKTVIDTTGGYDLDPSKNRTFKILNPSVKNTVNKLPVGYKVHVPPFQPILADKDSYHYKRAEFADRSFYVTKYVDGELFAGGKYTNQSHGGKGVRSWAERKEDLTKEQDPVLWVNFGINHIPRVEDFPVMPMEMLKVMLRPVNFFDKNPALDVPSSKQSFNCSTALNTADELAKKVDGLAVTGGEMKGCCKA
- a CDS encoding hypothetical protein (EggNog:ENOG503P2G6), whose translation is MGIIRKTFTTAFLATAGTVGYLGTTTRLESPLPEDDPLWRSKSFRKYNRHNNASTQDLVYKRIPLDKIRPELLQREGDLALEFCRGVWGGLGYRFQRAYLARKYQGPATAAQLWTADQLSKSTYEPGTQLTDHFEVVEKTPTEIVVRCGDTPRNAGPRDSDGLFVISASVDKARGEVVLGLKSCFFNGNSRVEGIQGPMPGWMEELHRWYSRLWLVTGSWRVTSSFL
- a CDS encoding hypothetical protein (EggNog:ENOG503P76M; COG:S), translating into MFIPTSTLTTLAVAFLSLASAAPTTPAPASPLEVEAREIAARARGQFTWYNTGLGACGKWNNDGELVVALNRHVFDPQTPNGNPNNNPLCGRMIRASYNGKTVDVRVVDRCPGCAAGDLDLSPTAFQRLASLGTGRITGDWWWI